Proteins encoded together in one Mercenaria mercenaria strain notata chromosome 18, MADL_Memer_1, whole genome shotgun sequence window:
- the LOC123539311 gene encoding uncharacterized protein LOC123539311 isoform X3, which translates to MVWIVAYSQNTRSLHSSDNDNLNTDNDQVDQNNDTKVKCGAVYVTDEDKTKAVTKNVISLSSASEEKKKQKSSKYTVAIGSSFGHVHSFLKDSDNVLKSYEKTKVEDKCLLLIRKPKSASKQMLKAHSWADVSVKDMHLRQPDGSLKQDPYKAFKERFKKKSDLSLPPDELNSLANQNTPFKGPTGNQSSSLQSQSSADNGKEESKSDIIPPHKLTEVVPNISNSYPYIKKGSRHISQSLADLTDAGREINNNKNMGGALGQGHARPKGPPPAIPPRTNASSVEKYSKNDRNASNIENTGFIHNKNTSNERTENRPDIISNVNVRKSPGGNVRDGRHDDSMPVRVKHDSGFHSEAPLSSDEMYDSGFKQDLSKSVRNGSLMTSSPKSSKKQPQTSRNMPRHNSDPRQPNATGHQYNTREPSPGNNRNRRQSPGNRAYSGQGNVNGQERPKTQMESVNVRPVQRNPSAGSENRNKHNEQIKGRNMPVGQTYPDTNQMNRLHEQKQSNSVTRTPPNHHQTGTRHNESRSKSSEKIVQRRSNEFRERKSLGDVREGQILTIDNKESVIKAHSLGDLSTGCAFSLVGQKKPDLPGNVHEPEFTGTQLMKHIRNYKEMTQNGSSGSLPFRGKALDDMDNYRQYYGQVQQSAKGDNSDYNKLKHYGSLQHLPMSAETSKQQNGYHQPVPVRHREKTPLKPRRCLPQPPGDVHMKKRQMTDIMINRMSVDSNSTSPSSSNSNREGSTEPRLGGVSATPSVSDREVFDLLHGNRNDSAWTVQGVRNVCNNKKQTPTSQVPPSYSDSVNNALRKSGSFGSHEHGSVPPSGGRLSESGQTTLTSQSTIDSGYITNDPDPETLSTSSYAKTLKQSAHNMYTAHKLYKSAKGEHSQKQTTNAKDHSNNSNINQYNPKYAKDSHTRTWLENHQGTYMSDHLKLNMKTGANSERVRGNDMEKTDKNNNRHPKIPESNVTELDLTQNPPSKPERTFQYVKQPLAHHKSELSSKDIEKMSQDQGQFTCRSKGKSISMAQGLNLIATNSAPASGGFLSKSQPKFTGSLKDLIGTDKQIVPIETLKLESAHSTNTLPGSWKFQAQTRPECSLKFFGKPSLFQLLQNYNLYAIRVRIPENFVIMENVRLIECEVVLPAPWMFGKDTSSPLSPKGSYAKLGGPNSAFRPVSVASVSPIKSVSMITIMELSSQMTELIESGQLQKGDLIIEVNERLVIGDDLPTLTTVFQACQGEMLLTIARDRARDNQPDRNMHSTSPTDEDFRRMEQKINELTTELRKKDRTLKQLSALLPWPLPSSKVKNSDGKDEEAYVCSLSEDEFIV; encoded by the exons gtGAAATGTGGTGCTGTATATGTCACAGATGAGGACAAGACTAAAGCTGTAACAAAAAATGTGATATCATTGTCATCCGCATCTGAagaaaagaagaaacagaaaTCATCAAAATACACTGTCGCCATTGGTTCAAGTTTTGGTCATG TTCATTCATTCTTGAAGGACTCTGACAATGTTTTGAAATCATACGAGAAAACAAAAGTAGAAGACAAATGTTTGTTACTGATAAGAAAACCAAAATCGGCATCAAAACAG ATGTTAAAGGCACATTCGTGGGCAGATGTCAGTGTGAAGGACATGCATCTACGACAACCTGATGGTTCACTGAAACAAGATCCTTATAAAGCATTCAAAGAACGG tttaagaagaAATCAGACCTTAGTCTACCTCCAGATGAGTTGAACAGCCTAGCCAATCAGAACACTCCTTTCAAAGGACCAACAGGCAATCAGAGCTCATCCTTACAGTCACAATCATCAGCAGACAATGGAAAAGAAGAGAGTAAAAGTGATATAATACCTCCACATAAACTTACTGAAGTTGTCCCAAATATATCAAACTCTTATCCTTATATAAAGAAGGGAAGCAGACATATCTCTCAAAGTCTTGCTGATTTGACAGACGCTGGTAgagaaataaacaataataaaaatatggGTGGAgctttaggtcaaggtcatgcaaGACCTAAAGGACCACCTCCTGCCATTCCTCCAAGAACTAATGCAAGTTCTGTAGAGAAATACAGTAAAAATGATAGAAATGCTTCTAATATTGAAAATACAGGCTTTATACACAACAAAAATACAAGTAATGAAAGAACTGAAAATAGACCAGATATTATATCTAATGTGAATGTAAGAAAAAGTCCTGGAGGTAATGTAAGAGATGGCAGGCATGATGACAGTATGCCAGTAAGAGTGAAACATGATTCTGGATTCCATAGTGAGGCTCCATTATCTAGTGATGAAATGTATGATTCTGGATTTAAACAGGATTTAAGTAAAAGTGTACGGAATGGAAGCCTTATGACCAGTTCTCCAAAGTCATCTAAAAAGCAGCCACAAACTTCCAGAAATATGCCGAGACATAATTCAGATCCAAGGCAGCCAAATGCTACTGGGCATCAGTATAATACAAGAGAACCTAGTCCAGGGAATAACAGAAATCGCCGACAGAGTCCTGGAAATAGGGCTTACAGTGGACAAGGAAATGTGAATGGTCAAGAAAGACCTAAAACACAAATGGAATCTGTTAATGTGAGACCAGTGCAAAGAAATCCGAGTGCAGGGTCAGAGAATAGAAACAAGCACAATGAGCAGATTAAGGGTAGAAATATGCCAGTTGGTCAGACCTATCCTGATACAAATCAAATGAATAGACTTCATGAACAGAAGCAATCAAATTCTGTTACGAGAACCCCACCAAATCACCATCAGACTGGTACTAGACACAATGAAAGTAGATCAAAATCTTCAGAAAAAATAGTGCAGAGACGATCAAATGAATTTAGGGAAAGAAAGTCATTAGGTGATGTGAGAGAGGGTCAGATTTTGACTATTGATAACAAAGAATCTGTGATAAAGGCTCATTCGTTAGGGGACTTAAGTACTGGATGTGCATTCTCACTGGTTGGCCAGAAGAAACCAGATTTACCTGGAAATGTACATGAGCCAGAATTTACTGGGACCCAGCTTATGAAGCATATTAGAAATTACaaagaaatgacacaaaatggaagTAGTGGAAGTTTACCATTTAGAGGTAAAGCTTTAGATGATATGGACAATTATAGGCAGTATTACGGTCAAGTGCAACAATCTGCAAAGGGTGATAATTCTGACTATAACAAACTAAAGCATTATGGGTCCTTGCAGCATCTGCCTATGTCTGCTGAAACTAGCAAACAGCAGAATGGTTATCATCAGCCCGTGCCAGTAAGACATCGAGAGAAAACACCTCTAAAGCCACGCCGTTGTTTGCCACAACCTCCAGGAGACGTCCATATGAAGAAGAGACAAATGACGGACATAATGATTAACAGAATGAGTGTAGACAGCAATAGCACAAGCCCTAGTTCTAGTAATTCTAACCGGGAAGGTTCCACTGAACCTAGATTAGGTGGAGTCAGTGCCACACCCTCGGTATCTGACCGTGAAGTTTTTGACCTCCTTCATGGTAACAGAAATGATTCAGCATGGACTGTGCAAGGTGTTAGAAATGTGTGCAATAATAAAAAACAGACTCCCACATCACAAGTACCTCCAAGTTACAGTGACAGTGTAAATAATGCTCTACGCAAGTCAGGGTCATTCGGGTCACATGAACATGGCAGTGTGCCGCCCTCTGGTGGCCGACTTAGTGAATCAGGGCAGACAACATTGACTTCTCAAAGTACAATTGATTCAGGATATATTACAAATGACCCTGACCCTGAAACATTATCTACCTCATCCTATGCCAAAACGTTGAAACAGTCTGCTCATAATATGTACACAGCACACAAACTTTATAAATCAGCTAAGGGAGAACACTCTCAGAAACAAACGACAAATGCAAAAGATCACTCAAATAATTCCAATATTAACCAGTATAATCCAAAGTATGCCAAAGATTCTCATACCAGAACATGGCTAGAAAATCACCAAGGAACTTACATGAGTGAtcatttgaaacttaatatgaAAACGGGTGCAAACAGTGAAAGAGTGCGTGGAAATGACATGGAGAAAACAGATAAAAACAATAACAGACATCCTAAGATTCCTGAAAGTAATGTTACTGAGTTAGACCTGACACAGAATCCACCAAGCAAACCAGAGAGAACTTTCCAGTATGTGAAACAACCTTTGGCTCATCATAAGTCTGAACTGTCATCGAAGGACATTGAAAAAATGAGCCAAGATCAGGGCCAGTTTACATGTAGATCTAAGGGCAAATCAATTTCCATGGCACAAGGATTGAACCTCATAGCCACTAACTCTGCACCTGCAAGTGGAGGCTTCTTATCAAAGTCTCAGCCAAAGTTTACAGGTTCACTGAAAgacttgataggaacagataaaCAAATAGTGCCAATAGAAACACTTAAACTTGAAAGTGCACATTCTACAAATACATTACCAGGAAGCTGGAAATTCCAGGCCCAAACTCGGCCAGAATGTAGTTTGAAATTTTTCGGAAAACCAAGTTTGTTTCAGTTACTTCAAAACTATAATCTGTATGCAATACGGGTTCGAATTCCAGAAAACTTTGTTATTATGGAAAATGTTAGACTTATCGAGTGTGAAGTGGTTTTACCAGCACCTTGGATGTTTGGAAAAGACACTTCCTCGCCTCTCAGTCCTAAAGGAAGTTATGCAAAACTAGGAGGACCGAATAGTGCGTTCCGGCCAGTATCTGTTGCTAGTGTTTCACCTATCAAATCTGTTTCCATGATCACCATCATGGAATTGTCCAGTCAGATGACAGAGCTCATTGAATCAGGACAGCTTCAAAAAGGGGATCTTATTATTGAG gttaaTGAAAGACTTGTGATTGGAGATGACTTGCCAACATTGACAACTGTGTTCCAAGCTTGCCAAGGCGAGATGTTGTTGACTATTGCCCGAGACAGAGCAAGAGATAATCAGCCAGATAGAAATATG CATTCTACATCCCCCACTGATGAAGATTTCCGACGGATGGAACAGAAAATCAATGAACTTACCACAGAACTTCGTAAAAAAGACCGGACTTTAAAACAGTTgagtgcattgttgccatggcCATTGCCTTCATCAAAGGTGAAGAACTCTGATGGAAAAGATGAAGAAGCTTACGTGTGTTCTCTAAGTGAAGATGAATTCATTGTGTGA